From the genome of Ptychodera flava strain L36383 chromosome 20, AS_Pfla_20210202, whole genome shotgun sequence, one region includes:
- the LOC139119767 gene encoding phospholipid phosphatase 5-like, protein MSNMSLKNQSAATIAGEIGIRLLMLFLFLITEEMEPFHRVIQPEEMWLYKNPRSGDTVPTVTVFSISILVPLSVILIFFIIQKDRVDSVQAVLAVTLTLCLNCLITNTVKLAVGRPRPDFFWRCFPDGKSTPDLKCTGDPNTITEGRKSFPSGHSSVAFAGLGFTAVYIAGKLQCFSVKGQGVSWRLCLAILPLWCGTMIAISRTEDYKHHWQDVLVGSMLGLAFSYLCYRQYFPALNHINSDKPLIAVKGAMENGDNTAMQELTGIVSERAPSDNTKYL, encoded by the exons ATGTCGAATATGTCTCTTAAAAACCAGAGTGCTGCCACAATTGCCGGTGAAATAGGTATCAGACTGCTTATGTTGTTCCTCTTCTT AATCACTGAAGAGATGGAGCCATTTCACAGGGTCATTCAACCAGAGGAGATGTGGCTGTACAAGAATCCCAGATCAGGTGATACTGTGCCAACAGTAACTGTTTTT TCGATATCCATACTAGTGCCACTCAGTGTTATCCTCATATTCTTCATCATTCAAAAAGACAGAGTGGACTCTGTGCAAGCAGTCTTAG CGGTTACACTTACTTTGTGTCTGAATTGCCTCATCACAAACACAGTCAAACTTGCTGTGGGAAG GCCGCGTCCAGACTTCTTCTGGCGATGTTTCCCAGATGGCAAGAGCACTCCGGATTTAAAATGCACAGGAGACCCTAACACCATTACAGAGGGGAGGAAAAGTTTCCCCAGTGGCCATTCCTCAG TTGCTTTTGCTGGCCTGGGATTTACTGCTGTCTACATAGCTGGGAAGTTGCAGTGTTTCAGTGTCAAAGGTCAGGGTGTATCATGGCGACTGTGCCTGGCCATACTGCCATTGTGGTGTGGAACCATGATTGCTATATCCAGAACAGAGGACTATAAACACCACTGGCAAG ACGTCCTGGTTGGATCAATGCTTGGTTTGGCATTCAGCTATCTGTGTTACAGACAGTATTTCCCAGCTCTGAACCACATCAACAGTGACAAACCACTCATAGCTGTCAAAGGTGCCATGGAGAATGGCGACAACACAGCAATGCAAGAACTTACTGGAATAGTATCTGAGAGGGCACCATCAGACAACACTAAATATCTCTGA